ATATTGTTTAGAATAGTGTTGCAGGTTTTGGCACAAAATCTTGACATCATAATTATTAGTCTATATCAGACATAGGATAGCTCCTTGCAGACTCGGGGCTGCTCATAGAAGAGCAAGCCGGCTTTCACAGACAAAGCACTGCAGAACATACGCTGTCCTTAAAGTTGCTCATAGACTATTTACTTGCAAAGCATAGCAAATTGTTATGCGattttatattgcaaaaaaagtgtttaactCTATTCATAAGGTTACACCCTGGCATAAAGTGTTACATACTACCAATAATAATACCGATCGAAAATTAGCAAAGTCATTTTTAATGTGTATGGTAAGGACATGTCGTATGTTTAAGTTTGACattgatatgtaaatattgtttttgtcgTTTAGGAGTGCGCCAGGGAGAAAATTTGTCTCCGcgccttttttctatttttcttaacgatctttatacttttatttccagcAAATTTAATGGAATCAAACTTACAACTGATGATATCAATAGTTTTCTAGATTAAGAGGACTttgaaggtgtttttttttcaaaacatttatatattatgaaatgcAGATGACACGGTTGTTTTGGCTGAATCGGAAAAGGATCTGCAATTGATTCTTAATGCCATAAATGATTATAGCGCTTTTTGGAACCTAACGGTGAATGCTCAAAAATCtcaagttgttttgttttttagagGAAAGTTGAGGAATAAGCCTTCTTTTTATTACCAAAAGAATAAAGTTGGGGTTGTTGATCATTTAAGCTACCttggatttttgtttaatttaaatgcataagTAACTACTTACCTTTGTAGGCAAGTCCAAAAAGCTATAACTAAAATACGTGTTATGGGATTATCAGTTGATTTATAGACCCATCCTTTCGTTACAATGGTTTGCTCAATTGTACTATATGCAACGGTATATGCAAGTATGGTGTTGTGAAATCAACACTATCATTTATTAGTTTCAGCGGAAGTTTCTAAACACTATTTTTAATGTATGCCAAGAACGCCAAATATCATGTTGTATGGCGAGTTAGGGGTTTCTcctttttttgttcaaattcaaTCTAAGCGTATGAACTTTGGTGTAACATCGTAAGTGGTTCACTAAATTAGATTTCCTGTTTACTATATCGACTTACGTATCAGTTACAAGTGTCAGATACTGTTTATTCAAGCTGGTTAAGTTTAATACATTCTATGTTGAATGACCTTGGATTGATGTTTTTTGTAACGCACATGGTGTTTAGCACATTTCGTCTTTAAAACATACTGTTAAGAGAGCGTTACAACTTtctttggtaagataaatatcataagactaagCCTGTTTTCAGTCTTATGATATTAATCTTACCAAAAAGGTAACGCGCATATTTAAAAGATAGCTATATAATTATCACGAAAATTAAGAAGTAAACACGATACATTTGCGAActttaacaggttatcttacggcagtaatatgtcACCAAAGTTATGGCTTCTTGATaatctattttcaaatatgGATACTTGAAATATGAAGATAAtaattcttaataaaatgtaacaGAAAACGCTTAGTTTTGAcgaaagcgttagtaacgctattcaaaaaaaaatataattgtcgACGTGgagttatgaaatatggtcAAATATGTATCCgccagttgctgtttggtgtttgttcatgaaagttagttttaaaaaaaatctcaaaagaAAAAGGAAATCGTTTTCAGATTTGCTTATAATTATGAATGTCATTTGAAATTAACAAACTTACtgtgaaatatttatcattaaataatacattttgaaagaaaggtcCTTTGCAAGGAAAAACAACATCCAGGGTATGAACTCAGCAGTGTATAACTATCAGCAACTATTACAATATGTTAATGAATGTTTGGCTCTGTATAATTATGCTTCtccaaaaatattcatatttttaaccGTACTGTTTCCCAAAGTGTAACGTTATTGtactataaacaaatataaatatagaaatacTAAATATATGTAAACTTTATACAACATACTAGTTATTTCACCTTGTTGATGTCATAAAAAATTTATCCTTATTTCTGCACTTacaatgtacatacacatgtcaTATATAAGATAACTGTACGTGTTTAGACGATgtacttatgttaaagttttaacaaacgtctgttctgttttgttttctgtGCCTTGACGGTAAACTTAACATGAATGAGGTATTATCGATCGCTTTTTTATAATAGTAAATAAAGGATTTTAATCgtaatttcaatttttgataaaacattgtaaatgtcaaaaatggcAATGTATCGGAAATTTCCTCAATTTCTTGTTCATTTCCAATGTTAATTAAATCTcaatttacacatatatttagcaatataatgaaactttggcactaagataatttcaatttacgaatGAAATCGATGAAAGATCATTATTGAAACTCCCCTCTGTTGAACACATGTTTGAGCCATTCTCCCTCTTAGAAATAGCTTTTCTGTCTTCACAGTCATAGTACGTgctgaaaaatacataaaaaatatcaataaattgttGATGCCAACCTATTGTTTTCAGCAAAAGTAATGATTCAGATACGACCAAATTGAAATCAAACTGATGTTAAGTATTTAACGCAATATCACTTGAGATTCACCTATGTTTATTATCGTTTGTGTAACTGgattttaaatgtatatcattAAACAATCTCACAGTAGTATTTGTATCATTGAATAACCTTAAGtagtatttatatcattaaacaaCCACACAGtagtatttatatcataaaacattCTCAAAGTAGTATTTGTACCATTTAACAACCTCACAGTAGTATTTGTATCATTAAATAACCTCACAGTAGGATCTGTATCATAAAACAAGCTCACAGTAATATTTGTATCATTAATCAACCTCAAAGTAGTATTTGTATCATTGAACAAGCTTAAAATAGTATTTGTATCATAAAACAACCCCACAGTAGTATTTGTATCATTAATCAACCTCAAAGTAGTATTTGTATCATTAACAAACACACGGTAGTATTTGTATCATTAACAACCACACGGTAGTATTTGTATCATTTACAACCACACGGTAGTATTTGTATCATTAACAACCACACGGTAGTATTTGTATCATTTACAACCACACGGTAGTATTTGTATCATTTACAACCACACGGTAGTATTTGTATCATTAACAACCACACGGTAGTATTTGTATCATTTACAACCACACGGTAGTATTTGTATCATTAACAACCACACGGTAGTATTTGTATCATTTACAACCACACGGTAGTATTTGTATCATTAACAACCACACGGTAGTATTTGTATCATTAACAACCACACGGTAGTATTTGTATCATTTACAACCACACGGTAGTATTTGTATCATTAACAACCACACGGTAGTATTTGTATCATTTACAACCACACGGTAGTATTTGTATCATTAACAACCACACGGTAGTATTTCTATCATTTACAACCACACGGTAGTATTTGTATCATTAACAACCACACGGTAGTATTTGTATCATTTACAACCACACGGTAGTATTTGTATCATTTACAACCACACGGTAGTATTTGTATCATTAACAACCACACGGTAGTATTTGTATCATTAACAACCACACGGTAGTATTTGTATCATTAACAACCACACGGTAGTATTTGTATCATTAACAACCACACGGTAGTATTTGTATCATTTAACGACCTCACGGTAGTATTTGTATCATTTACAACCACACGGtagtatttgtattatttaacgACCTCACAgtagtatatgttttattaaacaaccCCATAGTAGTATATGTATCATTAAACACAATTGTTAACAAACCTTGTGCACGATCATGTGATCGAGGTCAGAATTATTTATTCCATcgtgttaattttgttttatacatgtacatgtatcacttGTCTTTTTCCACGTATTATTGCAACAGTAAATCTTTTGATTATGCTCAAACTTTGTAAATCTGgatatttaaatgttacattGAAATCAATGGTATTTAAACCAAGGCCAGATTTACAACTATCGCCAAATGAggcattattttcttatacaaaCACTtgagttttgtttatttacacaCCACCAAAAACGTTTGCTATAGTAGGTCAAGTACAAAACTTGTATCACGGACAGAAGTAGCAATATCCGAATGGTTATTTATTGTTTGCTAGCGAGACATAATTGTATACGTATACCTTTCATTGGCATATTTCGAATAGCTTAActataacaaaacatgttcGCGTATACGTACGAAGTGATGAGTTGCGCATTAGtttcaatatacaaatacaaccTTTATATATATTCGAATGgtctttaaaatacatgtatttgtttacattacaaataataacaaatgttgCAGCTGCCTTATGACGTTAAATGTCGTTGGGCTGTATTGAACGTGAATTTAACCCTTAAGAATGTTTAAGATGTTAACACATAAAAGGCCCTATTTtctttgaatatgttttatttcaatcaataatgaaatgtatgtttgaaaatcaatgaatgtttttttttacttttttaccatGTCATCTTTTATGGTCTTGTTCACTCTGTATAATAATATTCAAACCATATCAACGCGTGCATTGAAAACATCTAGCAACTCATCATTGCAAACAGAAGGCAACGATAGCTTACAAATGCAAGCTGATACAGCAATACAAATCTTATTCTACGATGCCACATTTACGTCATGATTGATAAGACAATGACTGGTTTCTATTTAACGAGTTGCCGTATGTGACCATGtagaaatatgacattttaaaatgactagCTTTTAGGTTACTCCTTCTTACAAATGAACAATTCCGCAGAGGCACAAAatcattatgtttatacatattagtgggatttttttctcttaatgAGTTGAGTTCCAGTCAAGTAAATTAATCTGGATATCTTTTAAAATGGGTAAAGTTGAGCTAGACGACGCAAACTAGGGAAGTCAAAatactttgttttgatttgttcaaaaataccattttacaattttgaaataagtgtattttttcttattttttataagaGTTTGACTACAGATTAATACGTGTATTAACGAAACAGTCATAGCAAAGCatctcatttttaaaaaaaaatgcatattacgatcgttatttattttttttatatattttgaacttgGGGTTGTCGTATTGTTGATGATTTTTAGACTTTAATTGTTtaacagtcatcaaaataccaaaatgcCATTCACTCTATTTGTCTTGCagaatctttaaaataatgGCTTAATCCATGTAATcagcaaacattttaatttgatggAAAGAacgtcaaaatatatatataaataaataaatgatgttttcagTCATTCTGCAAGCAATAtgctttcaaatgataccaaaaatCAGACACgcgataaaacaaacaaatacgcCATTTTGTACATCATTTCATGATTTCAAACGGGCACTGAGGTATTAATAAAACGATTAGTAAATTGCGAGTGTTTGGACGGCATTCAAGTGAACTCATGTTCCTCCTTAAAATGCCTTCCAGAAACTGTTCAACAAATACGGAAACGTACTTTAATCATTGACCATTGTGTAACTTGGTAAATACCCGCCTTAAGCTCTAATGATTTTCATGCGTCATGACCAAAGGAGATTGTCGTCAAACCGTTTGCAAATATTGGAACATCTTTTCCAGCGTACAGCAACCATCTTAATCAAGGGAATGTTGAAGTGGGTAGAAAATCCAACAACTTGTGGATTACATAAGCCCCCGTACGTCTTGTGGGCACGGTTAGACGGAAAAATTGGAAAATTCATACCATGATGAACGAGTAACATGAAAATTTACAATTGTAtaacatttatcattaattatttttcaagacCAGGCAGGTAAACATCATGTATTTCTACACCGTGGCCATTAACTTTGACTTGTTAATAAATTATTCGTATACTTATATccttaaaaacatattttcaaatataagaaGTAGCATTGCCTTTACGAACGAAAGAGAAAAGTCGCGTGAACCGATGTTGGGACTGATCattcaatacaattttcaattattttgataaaataatgaccctaaaaaattttagtatttttttattttattttgaatctaCAAAATTCTCGTCACCCATTAAAAAACACTAAATCGAATTTGAGTCGATaacatgtttacaataaaacggatgattaaaatacttaaatggGCTATTTTAAGATTTATCTCTAGCCTGGATGTACATATATAACATGCTTAAACATGACAAAATGATTTTGACCTAGTATTTATTCATTAAGAAATATGACGGTGTCATGTTTAAGTTATTATAGAATATTTACTAGATTAGTGTTTTGATACTCATTTATGAATGAACTCGCGCGCATTTTATAGAGATAGTCGTCATAAGGGCGGAAATACCTTCGTAAATTATATCCGATCATCAAGCCTCTTCAAACATTGATACACGTCACATCATCACAGCTAAAGAgggtttaattaaaattatcgATAATGCGATTGTTTCTTGCGCAAGACAATAGCCCCGCCTTCTGTAAACAGTCAGCAGATATTCCGTATATAAAGCAAGTCAATTCTTCCATATTTCACAAACTACCTGCGATATCAGCCGATTGAGCATTAAAAAGCAAATACAGTTCTAAAGTATATTGCACTTTAGAAGACAGCGTTCAAAAGGACATCTCTGCAAACTTTATTAACTTTTGAAGGTAAGTGCTAGACAGGCAAGCGCATCTGTAACATGCTTTTGTTCTTTCATCGCACACTGATTGCAATGCGTCTGCAATTTAATGCAACatcattaaacatgtttttgtttctaattttcagaaagaaaatgaTTGCGGTTTCAATTTATTTGGCGGTGTTGGCCGTGATCTTGGTTGCAGCATACATCAAACTTTTCGCaagaaaaaggtaaaataaatttcaattatcTGGATTTGCGTATTAGGTCTTATTGTTaaatgcatataataataattattattattaatataatgatgatgattgttattattattattattattattattattattattattattattattattattattattattattatattatgctTCGGAAGCAATGATCAATGTGGAACTCCTTTGAAGTGTATTAATTCCTCCGCACTAATAAATGCACCAATTCCTTAAAGGGcatacaaatatgatataagATGAAAGgaaatttattaacatttttttgttttcagaaaaaacGGTGAACCTTTCATTGTACCTGGACATTTCCTATGGGGAAACGGTAAAGATTTTGCTGAGAATGCCGTAGACTTCATCCATAAATCAACGGAACGCTTTGGAAAAGTTTTCACCATTCGCTTGTTGAATCAACATTTAACAATCGTCAATGACCCACACTCATACGAGAGGATGTGCAAGGAGAAGAGCTTTGATTTCGAGGCCATTCAGAAGCAGGTCAACAACAACGTATTCAATTTCCAATTATGTGACTCTAAGAAAATGATCAAAGAAGCCTCTAAGAAAGTAAAAGGACAACACATGTTTGCCAATATGCATTCTTTCGCGAAGAACTTAACTGAAGCATTTGATGACAGCTTTGATTCGGATGTAAGCGAAGACGATTGGTGCACAGATGGACTGAGATCGTTCGGTTCAAAAACCATGTTTAGAGCGATCTTTAGGACAATATTTGGCAAGGAAGCCAAGGGCGATGTATTTGAACCGAGCAATGTGTACCGAAATTTTGATTTGTTCCACAAATACTTTAACTTTTTGTGGCTTGGGCTTCCGATTAAATTGTTTCCTAAAGCTGGTAAAGCTTTGGATGTTCTTGCTCAAATGCCTTGCTCAGATGACATTTTAAACAGAGATGATGTCTCCGAATACATTAAATACTCAACCCAGTTTATGAAAGCAAATGGTCAAACGGAATCGGATGTAATTGGACACAATTTAGTGTTTCTTCATGTCAACTACAATACATTCAGGGTAGCTTTCTGGTTAATATACTATCTGACAAAATACCCAGAAGCATTGGAAGCACTCAAAAACGAAATAGATGAAACAATCGAAGCCAAGGCGGAATGGTATGGATCTGATGAAGAAATTGGCATCACCATGCAAGATCTGGACTCGATGCCAGTACTGAGTAAGTGTTTCATTGCGTTAAATATTTCATGGtcattataactatttaaatgatttgagaTGACCTATTAAACTTATTTCAGCGCATTACTTACGtcaatacatgtaataatagTAAAGTATCATGTTCAGCCAAACAGACACATTATTTCTATTGtcattttgtgttcatttaCAGATAGCATCCTGAACGAGACCATTCGATACACTAGCGGTGTCTTCATGGTCCGAGCAGTGACAAAGGACACAGTGTTCGAGACGGAAGATGGCGAAAAGTACAGTCTGAGGGCTGGAGATCGAGTAGCTATGTACCCACCTGCCATACATAAAGATCCCGAAATCTTCGAAAATCCATTGGTAAGAACAGTTCAATGGTTGTTGCCattataaaactatattattgCCAAGAagcaattttacattttatgaactAAAAAGGTTATAtcctgaaataatatttaactgCAGTTTTGATATTGTATTTCTATGTTCTTTTacataaactcaacaacaacttCTCAAAGTTTTGATACAGTGTTtaacacactacatatattgcaaaaacatgattaaaaacccATACTTTTTACTTTCAGGAATTCAAATATGACAGATTCATCGATGCGAAATTCTCCAAAAATGGTCGGGAAGTCAAAAATCCACTTCTTGCGTTCGGGTCTTTATGTCCAGGGAAAAAGCTGGCGATGACACAAGCGAAATGGTTCATTCTTAACCTGGCTCACAACTTTGAATTTACAACTTCGAACAGTGATACATGTGAGCCGGATGTGCACTACCATGGACACGAAATATTACCACCATCCAATGATGTACCGATTGAGTACAAGCGAAGAAACAATAGGCGCAGACTTTCATTTGttcaataattcgtggttgtatTTGCTGTTTTCAAATCGGTTGTACacatattgtattaatttatgtATCTATCGAAGGTCAGGAGCATTACACTATTTCTT
The Mya arenaria isolate MELC-2E11 chromosome 12, ASM2691426v1 DNA segment above includes these coding regions:
- the LOC128211178 gene encoding cytochrome P450 7A1-like; the encoded protein is MIAVSIYLAVLAVILVAAYIKLFARKRKNGEPFIVPGHFLWGNGKDFAENAVDFIHKSTERFGKVFTIRLLNQHLTIVNDPHSYERMCKEKSFDFEAIQKQVNNNVFNFQLCDSKKMIKEASKKVKGQHMFANMHSFAKNLTEAFDDSFDSDVSEDDWCTDGLRSFGSKTMFRAIFRTIFGKEAKGDVFEPSNVYRNFDLFHKYFNFLWLGLPIKLFPKAGKALDVLAQMPCSDDILNRDDVSEYIKYSTQFMKANGQTESDVIGHNLVFLHVNYNTFRVAFWLIYYLTKYPEALEALKNEIDETIEAKAEWYGSDEEIGITMQDLDSMPVLNSILNETIRYTSGVFMVRAVTKDTVFETEDGEKYSLRAGDRVAMYPPAIHKDPEIFENPLEFKYDRFIDAKFSKNGREVKNPLLAFGSLCPGKKLAMTQAKWFILNLAHNFEFTTSNSDTCEPDVHYHGHEILPPSNDVPIEYKRRNNRRRLSFVQ